The Nematostella vectensis chromosome 6, jaNemVect1.1, whole genome shotgun sequence region TGTCTCCGATAGGGACCTTGAAATTTACCCCATGGAAGGCCAATGGTATGTTTTCTGAGAGAAAAATTGGAATTGTTCCCATGGAAGAAGCTAATGGTATGTTCTTTGAGAGAAATATTGGAATTTTTCCCATGGAAGTGGCCAAATGTATGTTCTGCAAGAGAGACTTTGGAATATTCGCCTTGGACCACTGGTTGGGTTTCATATGATCAGATCTAGTCCCTTGTTATCGCTCAACCTCCTCCCCAGGTCATTCTCTGTCAAAAAGTCAAAATGGCGATCCATTTCAAGATGACGGCAGGTCGGAAAAGAAGGCTGTGGGGGACCAGTGAAGGCTGGACCAGTGACCACCTAGACAAGACGACAGAAATCTCGAACCTACAAAACTGCTCACTGGGGACGAGGTTGGCTATGGTTACGTTGACTTGCTTAACTTCTGTACAGATCACCTGGCGTAGGTGATCAAGGCTCAAACTTCTCAGTTCCCTGTTGCTTCCTTCCTGGGGTACCATCGATTTACAATATGTTATCTACAGTTGCCGATAGATGGTAAATaacctttcttttttatttgtagcTGTTTTGCTCGGTATCGCAGACGCGTTCAGCACGGCTCGTGGTGCACTTGGTCTGAAAATCACAGAGACTAAACTCGACAGGTAAGAGCCTTAGGTAAATATGAGAGCCCTAGATGAAGAGCACAAGTGTGACCTTTTACGAATATTAATTATgatgttaaagccgcattgtcaccagtttacttccggtcgattacgctacaatctccgatgatttttaatggcaaacgcgaaaaatatttcaaaatattgaaagcagtgtgtatattgcaagtttcttcgaggatgtgattgataatttagagcggatggcatgttaaatatctcggactctaatagattattttgtcttttaacggttgaggtttccgtcggacctccggaagtgaactggtgacaatgcggctttaatgttCTTTGTGTGTGTCTGAGTAACTATGTGATGCTTCGTCTTGTGACCTTTCCGGCATATAAATGATCATGTTTAGACTCTCTTAGCGTTTGTTTGTCTAAGTATGTAATGGTTTATAAATGGCTTGTGACCTCTCATAAATATTCATTACTATCTTCAGattctttgtgtttgtttgtccAAGTATGCAATGGTTATAAAGGTCTTGTGACCTTATCTTCAGattctttgtgtttgtttgtctAAGTATGCAACGCTTTCTCTTGTAATCCTGAAGGAAAAGAAGCAAGCCCCTACCTGATGTCATCCAGATCTCATCTAAGTCGCGACTCAGCGGGTGGTCCAAGCCCAATGCCAAGGTTAAGAGTAAACACGAGCTGGCCGCGCACGAGGAGAACTCCACTTTCCAGACTCGACTGAGAGACAAAACACCCCCTAAGACCCTTCAGTCATTCCTTGAGGCCCGCGTGGGGGACATGCCGCGACCTTACTCGGACTCATGCCTCCTACGGAGCGTCGTGGACGAGGATTTTAATGGGGTGCGCGAGAGGACTGGAACCTTCAGTGCGCCaactagcagtgctagtagctCGGTCAGCGGCGATGATTCGGATTCGGGTGCGACCGATGAGATGTTCGAGAAAGCGGGAGAGGAACTATTGGAAATGCAAATGCGAGCAGAGCAGCAAGGGGCTAAAGAAGGAAGCGACAACATGGCAGAGAATGGCTCCAAAATGTTTGGAGAAAATGGTCACAACTTAGCTAAGTCAACAGAAAGAAACGAAAAAATAGACAGTAGTATGGAGGGTGATTCGAGTATTCAAAATCTGCTCCCTGAGCCCGCAGATGGGGATGACCTGTCAGCTGTTCCTCAACCGGAAGTTAACCCGCAAGCGGAAGTGATCGGGGTTAGTGCCCAGTCTGGCAAGAGTCCAGCCGTGAACCTGAATTTTCAAGGCTCGCGGATATTCCAGGTTAGCTACAAGAGCTTGGCGAGCTCGGACGATGTCAAGTCTGCGGCAGGCGAGGGCACCGCAGAAATATCGCCACAGGAATCTACCAACCGGTTTCGTTTTACCGGTCGGTTGCTTGGCAACCGTTCGCCTGGCAACCGCTCACCTGGCACCCAGTCTCGCAATCTTTTCGCTAGTGCCCAGTCCAAAAGCCGCGCATCATTTTCTGACTTACGCAGTAAGCTTTCTAACTTGTCATTTGCAAACCGGACCGCTCGGAACAGGTCCCCTCGGCTGACTCATAATCACGTGGATTCCCCGGATGGCCTTGTGGAACAGAAGAAACACAGGCGCCGGAAGTGCCAGACAAAGATAATCGAGCTTTAGTAATATATTAGGGAAAACTAGGGAGATTACGCTCAAAGAAAGGGAATGCAGGCAAACATGCCTTTTTGAATAATTAACGATGGTCTTTGCTCAAGGTATATTTCAACAGTATATAAAGCAATTTTCCTCAATTGGACAAAAATCTTGTAccaaaaaattttaaaatttgcagCAATAGTTTTGGTGTCTTTAAAAACGTATTCATATCAGTAATCATGCGTAGTGTTTCCATTTAAATATCCTTAGTTGAAGCTGTTTAAATTGATTTCGAATTCTCCAAGAGGCATTGATTTTCTGAATCACTTGAAACGTCAATTTCAACCCGAAAGGCTTTCCTGTATAAATTTTCAAAGTGTTTATCATGCAAACAATATCGATTTAACATATAACAAAGCtataccctaaaagtatgtaaGATCATGGAAACTATCTTGGTACAGGATTTTTGGCCGTGGGCTGCTCGAAGTTGTAATGAACTCataatatttattaataaGGGCGTGGTTGCAAAGGGGCCAGGGAGTCCTCCTGTTCCTTACCCTGGTTGCCAGAGTGTCTCAGGCTTCTCTCACAAATAGGCCGAGACAATAGGCCTTATCGGTACAAGAACCTACGACATCCAGGGTATTTTAGTATAATTCTAGCACAAAAGAGTGTTATCATGGGTCCGCTTCTCTCACCATGACTCAGTACAACTTCAAACCCCACCCTCTTTGCCCCATAGACCGCGCCCTTTGATTAAGATTATTTGGAATTGCTTCCATGTGTAAATATGGGGCTTTTATTATCACTATTTGACAATCACCAGAATTTATTTCGAATTATTAGAAATTGTTCATAATTTTATCCAAAAGCATGAGATGCACATTTGTATTCATGTCAAGTTAGTTTGTTATTGAAAGCGTTACACGCGACCCAGCACATTAGAAAGAGGGGGAGAGATGTAGGGTGGTTACAGATAACCCATCTAACCCCTCAGACTACTGGTAGGTTTGTATGAATTTAGCAATCACTATTATCAAgtagttattttttatttgtgttaTTTATTTCAGAGCAATTTTCTGTCAGTTGTTTGTGTCTCAATCTGTTCTTTGTAGAAAAGTATTATTCAAGAttcctttatttatttcaaagcGAATATTTCTGTCACTTCTTTGTATCTCATAATAATGATTCCTACAGCTTTTACTTTCGGTTAAATTTAATGTCTTAGTTGGGTCACAAAAACACAATACTAGATTCTAATTCTATCCATTCTTAAGCACAAGTTATACAACATTGTTAGAAACTAAAGATCACAAGTAACTAGGAACTAGCATTGGTATGGATTCATAGTTAGTGTCATTTCAATAAATTTGGATATTTGTTTCTTCGAGTTGAATTACTCTACGTTCATAGTAGAATACTCTGCATGCCCCTGACTCGAACATACCCTTGACTCGAACATACCCTTGACTCGAACATACCCCTGACACGAACATACCCCTATCTCGAACATGCCCATGACTCGAACATACCCCTAACACGAACATACCCCTGACTCAAACACACCCCTATCTCGAACATACCCCTGACACGAACATACCCTCATCTCGAACATACCCCTGACACGAACATACCCCTGACTGGAAAATACCCCTGACTCAAACATACCCCTATCTAGAACATACCCCTGACTCGAACATACCCCTCTCGAACATACCCCTGACGCGAACATACCCCTATCTCGAACATATCCCTGACTCGAACATATACCCCTATCTCGAACATACCCCTATCTTGAACATACCCCTATCTCGAACATACCCCTGACTCGAACATACCCCTATCTCGAACATACCCCTATCTCGAACATACCCCTATCTCGAACATACCCCTATCTCGGACATACCCCTGACTCGAACATATCCCTGACTCGAACATACCCCTATCTCGAACATACCCCTATCTCGAAAATACCCCTTTCTTTCTATcttcatatatttttcttcATATTCATTACTATTTACATATaacaattttgtttatttacctTTGAGGTTCGAATTATCGTTATTTGACTGTTCTTACTAGTGGCGTTTATATTCTCTTACTCTCTTGATCTAGCTCATAATCCTTTAACCGCAGTAAAAGCCGCAAACACATTTTTGGAAGAGTCAAAGAGCAAAGCTACACTCATCAGTTTAAATAAGGCGACTGGGCTGTTTATTGAAattattaaatgaaaacaaatagatGACTGAGAGCGTAACAAAGGAATTTTATATCAAGTTCCAAAACTACAACGGCATCAAAACTGGCATTTTTTGCCAGTCAGTCAAAGAACAAAGCTACACTTATATTCCAGTTTGAATGAGGCGAAAGGGCTGGTTTATTGAAACTAttaaatattaaatgaaaGCGTAAAAAAGGAGTTCCAAACTATTAATTTTAACACTATACTAACCCCTGGCTTGCTGGAGACAACGGCATCAAAAttggcattttttaaatgaaaaacaatGCATTCTCCTTAAATAACAGTATAAGCAGGCAAATAAGGTTGTTAGCTGTAATGACTGGTTTCTGCCCAAGTTCGGGGTTATTATGTGGGGTACATCTGCTCTTACAAAGTTGGAGAATTCACTGGTCTCCGGTTTGCTATCTCGAAAATTTAATCTTTAAGGACTATcctgtcttgtttttttttttgttattcgtATCGTACTCAGCGATTTAGATATTGGGTGTTTCTCGCTTATCTTTTGAGATAAACGATTTAAAGTGAATCGTACGTGCCTttcaagaaataaaaacaaatgcaaaCACCAAGTATTAACACCAAAAAACGTGCATTTAGttataagaaaatgtttttattataagTCTTatcaggttatttttttaaaaaagtcggAACCCTGAGGTTTTGCTATAAACTTTCACAAATCCTGTGTCTTAAGCAAGATGGTAGGTTTTAAACGAGATGGCGGCTTTTTAAGCAAGGCGATGGCAGCGGCTTGGTTTAACTACAGGTCGTGAAACGTCTGTCCGACAACGTCGGCCGCAATGCAGGCTTCGTTTATATCTACCGCTGGCAATACACTCGAAGGATCTGATTCCTGCGAAACGCAGGTGCTCAACATTGCCGGTAGTATAAATATAAGGCTTGCCCGATAGACCGAACCATCTCTTGGAGAGCTCGAAAGACGAACTACCCGGAGGTAGAGAGATGGCGCTGTTTGTAATTCTGCTTGGTACCTTGGGGATTGCCAGCTCCGGTAggtctaaaaaaaaagataccgTTTCATTTAAGTGATCAAGTGattatgaaaaatactttCGCCCTAAAAATGATTATCGCGTGTAAAAATCTTTAACAACGAAGTAAACCTACGGCTTGTAATATTATTACATATGGACAAATGCCTTGAAGATGTAAGCAGATACCTAAGATCCCTAGAGGGATCCAACTTAGCAAAGATTCAAAGATACAAATAGgatttttgttgtattttagCACCATACTTTGGGAAGTATGGCACGGTGAGGGAGATCCAATCTCCGGACATTATGGGAGATGTCCTGCCGAAAGCATTCGAGGGTAAGTCTGACCAAGCACTGCAGGATAGCTAGAGCCGAGGACCACTACGACTCCTACTAAACGTATTCTGTTTTTTATTTGCCTCGTTTTCGATCGTTCAGTTATAGCTTATTCTCATTCTTTCAAATGACTCGCAACGTAACCGAATcccggtaaaaaaaaaatcattccaAGAAATCAAATGCCTTTCCTCCTTTGTCCAAATACTATTCAACGAAAATCCGTGGCTTTGGGTGCAGATAGGATAAATTTTAACCTAGTGTTTTCCTAGCGTGCACGCACTATGGTACCAATTGTGTACTATAATAACACACAGCCTGTGGACCTGTTTTACCAAGTGCTATGTATGAATATAGCCTTTACACCGACCGAAATCTAggaggaaaataaaataatgtctTTATAACTTGAGCTCCCTTAGTTGGGGTTTCAATGGATGTCCCAAGGGAAACCTGCTTAGTTCtcctctttttcttcttcttttcctCGATCGAGATACCTGTGAATGGGCGAagaatcaaaatatttttgtattaaTAGCGTGCATGTATTCCAAGACCGGGTGCTGCTCAGACGGGAAAACAATAGCGCCTGGGCCTGGCAGGGGTGAGGGCTGCGATGGTAAGTTAATCCAAAGCCTGTCCATCTTTTGACATCAATGAAAGCCACTCACTTTACTCTTATCCATCGCTTTTTAAAAAGATATTTTCCGATTGAAAGGAGAAAGAGTTTACAATGTTCAAATCTAAATCGCGGTGAAAACGTGAAAAAGCTATAGAAAAAAGTGATCGTCATGGCGGGCTTGTTTGAGAACGTCGGAGACGCCTTACCGCACTTACACTCATGCTTTTTACAGCCCCAATCTCCTTTAAAAGGACTTGTTATTCAAGGTTATTGTTTGACATTCCCATTTTGTCGTAGTTGCCCTCTGCACTGACAGTAATGTTGGTTATTGCTACGATAAGAAGCTAGACAAAACTCTTGACTGCGATGATGAGGCTGATGGGAAAACCTGCAAGTTCAGCTGTCGCAAATGCCGTAAGTGATGTGAGAATCAATGTGGAGAAGGGGGAAGAGGGATGTGACGGAGCAGGCCTTTTAAAATGTGGTGGCGGAGACAAAATTCAAAGGAATCCTTAGCGATAATGGGCGGAGAGGTATGTAAGGCTACGAACAAATGTAGAGTGGTatagtaattattattatacacATACTTAGAAATACTCACTGGAAACATATTCAGTAAATTTTTGTTCGTTCACTGGTCTAAGCAAATCAGAGGCGCGTACGATTTTTTTTCGCCGTGAAGAAAAGTCGTTCGCGGTTCTGATTGGACGAACGATATTTTTCactgcacttgaatggcttcaaTCCCAGCGCATCGACGAGTGCATAAAAATAATACATGCATTTTCCATttagtaatttatttatttcataaatGTCGAGATTTTAGAGGTTAAAAAGTGCACTACTTTTGTAACAGAGCTACAGTCTCGTGCGTGacattagcgagacagattcatttcaatgtaagtttctgtctgtctgtcaacTGAACCGTCGAACAGCACGAACACGGAGCCTCTGCAGCcaagtctaataaaatgttatgtaataagcttattataaGTTTCTCAGTatgtttataataaaaaaaatacagcatggaaagtgctttgtaAAGTTTTTATTCACTCGTTGTTTTGTATCAAAAAAAACTCACTCGGTCGCCAAGCTCACCCGTTcgttttttgataaaaaaaaaaaaccggaCGCGCGCACTTTCCATGTAGTATTCTTTATGTAGCGAATGGGATTGTATTGTATATTGGTATTATGGTCCCGTTTATTTCCTTAGATTCTGCCGCCACGCCCCTCTCGAGGTGCGAAAAGCTACAGCCCAAATACGGCTGCTGTTGGGACGGACGTCCGGCGCTAAAAGCCGACAAGAGCGACTGCCCGGGTAATTAATATTTACGTATTTGACATTCAAGTTGCTGTCTAAGTCACATTATAGGGCAGACAGGTAGGAGAGGCTGGTTAAGCGTGGAGGGGCTgactaggggggggggggggggctggctgagggggaggggctagGACCTGGCTAAGGGGGGGGGTTGCTCAGAGGGGAGTGGCTAAGGGTGTAGGGGCTAAGAGGCTGactaaggggggaggggagaggggccTGCTATGGGGGGGGGCTTACTAAGGGTGTAGGGGCTAAGAGGCTGactaaggggggaggggagaggggcctgctatggggggaggggcttacTAAGGGTGTAGGGGCTAAGAGGCtgaaaaggggggaggggagaggggccTGCTTTGTGAGGAGGGGCTTAACAAGGGTGTAGGGGCTAAGAGGCTGACCAAGGGGGAAAGGGGCAAGGGCCTgctatggggggaggggctggcTAGGGCTAGGTTGGGAGGGGCTTGGTGCTGTATAAAGGAGGAGGGGATACAGGATGGCTAAGGTGGGGAGGGGAGAGTATGAATGTTCTTATTACTAAATATTGCCTCTGCCATTTTTTCAGTTTGCAGAGACTCATTCAGCAATTCTTGCAGTTTGTTCAAAGGATTAAGCGGCGGATGCCAGTCGGGCTCGTACGGAATTCGTTTTTTCATGACGAATAATTGTCCTAAAAGCTGTGGTTTTTGCACCGGTATGTCGTGCAGTTATAGTATCTTCTCTCAGTCAATGACACTCAAACTCAGTCAATGAGTTTACAGTGCATCAGTCCGTCCCCATCCTTGACAGGCCATGTCTTGTTGCTGTCATGTTGTTGTTATGGCGTCTGTCACGCTATGCATTTGATCTCTGTCACGCAGGCACTTGAGTTCAGTACCTGAGTACACTATAGACTGTAAGCTTTCACTTACGGTTACAAATACATAAACTTGCAAATGGTAAGTGGCGATTGTCTAATGGCCGTTCTAAGACCGAAAGGACCCatggatcccaaaatatttcttcccaattcagaaaaaaatataaataaaacatacagCTATCCGTTTAATGTAATTTATATGTGGTTCTGATATcgcttgagtttatttatcaactttatttttacaattaATTGCTACCCATTAACAcatttcggtcgtagaactgccatttggcaattgccattcgGGTGTATTTTTAGATAATCCCCCCCTTAAATGGCAAATTGCCATCCTTTCcctaaagtaaaaaaacaccGTTTGGCGAAAAGACGATTCGCTTTGGAACAGTCTGCTGTGTAATGTAGGAACATAAAATATACTACAGAAGTCAACCATAATTCATTATTCGTCATTATTATCAAaagttatcatcatcattattattattctcttTCTTATATCACACAACTCTTCTTATATCTACTTTCcttactttttcttttacttcTCACAGCTTAACCAGGCGTTAAAAGTGGCATCGTAGAACACAACAGGGGAAATCAGACAGGATCCAAAAAAACCGTTTATACGACCAACCTAGTTATAGCAGTAGAAACACGAGTAAAATCCAAGGCTATTAGAATCTGATAGGCTAACATCTCACttcctatttaaaaaaatcgtttcaaatggcgaatggcagttctacgaccaaTCACTACTTATAGGTATCTATTATTtggaagaaaaaatataataggTAGACTAAGTTTATAAGTTATTCACGTTTTCTTACATTCAGTAGAAATTTGATTCTTCCCATTGTATTTTTAGATGGCAGAACTGCCGCGTGACATTTTAGCATTTGTCATTTGCATtacagcatttttttaaataggtcTATATACCTCTAGTCAATCTAATACGTGGGCCGTAAGGGAAGTTATGGACCCGAACATGtttcagggccatagcaggggatacgtgccccccccccccccaatattttaaaaaattataaggaaatgacctgtAGGGgtatggctgtgccccccattgttttctcgaTGTTTCTGCATCGTGCCCCCAAATAATTCGAGGGCTTCTACGGCTATGCGTTTTAATAGCCCAAATACAAAGCTAAAAAAAGAGAATGTCGACTAGTGATTACAACACTTTATTTAGAATGGAGTTCGAGAAACCTTGGTTGTAAACATGGGTTTTTACTGCACCCTCACGATTTCAAAAGAGACCAAAAATTTAATGCTTTCTTGTTgcgaataaataaacaaaaatcagCAAAGCTATCTTTCTTTCTGTGAGAGCCCCAGCCCCATCAGCTCTGAGTTATATGACGTGTGATGTGATGGGTTATATAACGTGTGATGTGATGGGTTATATGACGTGTGATGTGATGGGCTATATAACGTGTGATGTGATGAGTTATATGACGTGTGATGTGATGGGTTATACGACGTGTGATGTGATGGGTTATGTGACGTGTGATGTGATGGGTTATGTGACGTGTGATATGATGGGTTATATGACGTGTGATGTGATGGGTTATGTGACGTGTGATGTGATGAGTTATATGACGTGTGATGTGATGAGTTATATGACGTGTGATATGATGGGTTATATGACGTGTGATATGATGGTTTATATGACGTGTGATGTGATGGGTTATATGAAGTGTGATGTGATGGGTTATATGATGGGTTATATGACGTGTGATATGATGGTTTATATGACGTGTGATGTGATGGGTTATATGAAGTGTGATGTGATGGGTTATATGATGGGTTATATGACGTGTGATATGATGGGTTATATGACGTGTGATATGATGGGTTATATGATGGGCTATATGATGGGTTATATGACGTGTGATGTGATGGGTTATATGACGTGTGATATGACGTGTGATGTGATGGGTTATGTGACGAGCTATATCTACCCCTTTACCCTTGCATCATTGCCGGAGGGTGATCATTCTTAGAATTCTTGATATGGGATTTCCGACTGACTTGGGATCATTTGTCCAGGGCTTGGCGCCGATTGTACCGGATCAACTTGGATCATAGGGATCAGCTCGGATCATATGGGATCCGCCAAGAAAACAGGGGATAAGCTAGGAACATAGGGATCAGCTCGGATCATGGGGACCAGCTCGTATCACAGGTGATCAGTTGGGATCATACAGGGGATCAGCTCGGATAATCTGGATCAGCTCGGATCACAGGGATCAGCTCGGGTCATAGGGGATCAGTTGGGATCATAAGGGATCAGCCAGGATAACAGGGGATCAGCTAAGATCATAGGGGATCAGCTCGGATCATAGGGATCAGCTCGTATCATAGGGGATCATAGGGGATCAGCTCGGATCATAGGAGATCAGTTGGGATCATAGGGGATTAGCCAGGATAACAGGGGATCAGCTAGGATCATAGGGGATCAGCTCGGATCATAGGGAATCAGCTGGGATCATAGGGGATCAGCCAGGATAACAGGGGATCAGCTCAGATCACAGGGGATCAGTCGGGATCGAATAGCGATCAGCTCGGATCATAGGGACCAGATTTTACGATGCTTTCCTCCACACTTTCTCATATTACTTAGAAAAAAGTGCGAATGCCCTTTTAAAAAGATCAAGCTCTTATTGGGTTGACAAAATGGGTTGTGAcgcttaaaaaaatgcaaatgtgCACCCTTAACTACATTTATAACAACCGCTTATTTCCGTAAAAACACCGACAATGGTATCGGCAAATATAATTAATGTTGAACCAAATAAGATGCTATTCGAAACGTCAATTGAAGGGCATAACAAATGATACGGGGTTTTATGATAATTGAAGCAATCGTTTATTTTAACTTCTCTTTGTTCGAAGTTAATGTTTTATTGGGGAAATGCAGGTATTCGCATAGACAAGTATTGGGAAATCCTCTGCTGTTTTATATAACAGACGTGGGGGCGCCCTATTGCTTTTAGTGAAAGGTATGTGTATTCAGACATTGGGATAAATTTAAAATGTCGCATTGAAAGGTATCTTTATGGTCTTTTGGTCTTTCGGTCttttcgtatttttttttgttcagcaAGGGATTGCGTATTATGTTAGTTTATCAAATTTATGGCTTTGAAGATGGTTGGAAAAAAGTTTGGGAATACGTGTCTGCATAatcacattaaaaaaaagagctTTACCTATTTTAGTAGGTGACATAAAACAAATCGCCTCCTAAAataatcaattaaaaaaattacactGTTAAATTGCCCCAAGCTTAGTTCCCTAATGCACAACTGTTTATCAAACTCATTTGTAATCGCGACCACATACTGAGGGGATCCGTAAATAAATATGTTTGTGTGAGGCACTTTTTGTTCGCTAGTTAACTAGATTTGCGATTCTCGTTTCGATATTTCCGCCAAGCGGAGAAGCACCCATAAACATTCATGTAACTTGAATAGACCTCACTTTCTTCTCAAAATACGGGAGTCTTTGACA contains the following coding sequences:
- the LOC116619710 gene encoding papilin, whose translation is MALFVILLGTLGIASSAPYFGKYGTVREIQSPDIMGDVLPKAFEACMYSKTGCCSDGKTIAPGPGRGEGCDVALCTDSNVGYCYDKKLDKTLDCDDEADGKTCKFSCRKCHSAATPLSRCEKLQPKYGCCWDGRPALKADKSDCPVCRDSFSNSCSLFKGLSGGCQSGSYGIRFFMTNNCPKSCGFCTA